A genomic segment from Brevibacillus marinus encodes:
- a CDS encoding VirB4 family type IV secretion system protein produces MFWKKRKQESQPEKTERTFSDKESLIMSPTVLIERPPDALGDYRVEIGNNTTGAKYIRTWFARLTGRTTWVGMFDRLLLQSGEAELDFTVAVEPIDGSVELNRMANRIATLQADIANTNHPAKLGNLYQELHDLEQQMARLRTNEEKLFRASFMVTVGANDLEMLHKVSRLMIKAMGSIGVLFKAADTRQLQALRHAIGIGKRADFDDTYLQMESSNVADSFLFGYGGLSHRSGILLGLDHYNRPVFYDNWLPYLANQNGLIFGRSGAGKSFAFKVITRRTWALGVPTAIVDLHREYKNVIDSMDGIYIELSPTEENYHRINLYEVREETDEKGRVFVNLEESSKAILPFLFKIVRLLDEKELTGQVKVALIDTLKALYEKWEINSDPESLYVIKDGLKVRKAMPTLYDHYLLMKKHPDLHRVVPFFRMFTRDSGDPSKSIFDGESTFDVTEFKPICICLEGLDKEFMQPLGMFVAMKWLHENFMKKNRQRKRMFIDEAQKVLENEEDAIALENLYREVRKLNGGVWIATQGFEVLMRVPQGMGILKNAPTKLLMRQEPIDIEVVQGKFDLSEGEAMRLLNAPKGVGILKVDEESTIVRILATPNEYWQYTTDLNDLEGAS; encoded by the coding sequence ATGTTTTGGAAAAAAAGAAAACAAGAGTCACAGCCTGAAAAAACGGAACGGACGTTCAGTGATAAAGAATCCTTGATTATGTCTCCAACAGTCCTGATAGAGCGTCCACCAGACGCTTTGGGAGACTATCGGGTGGAAATTGGCAATAACACTACGGGAGCAAAATACATTCGAACGTGGTTTGCTAGGTTAACCGGTAGAACGACTTGGGTTGGGATGTTTGACCGTTTGTTGCTTCAAAGCGGTGAGGCTGAATTAGATTTTACGGTCGCGGTGGAGCCGATCGATGGGAGTGTAGAACTCAATCGGATGGCCAATCGAATTGCAACTTTGCAAGCTGATATTGCAAACACAAATCACCCGGCAAAACTGGGCAACTTGTATCAAGAACTACATGATTTGGAGCAACAAATGGCTCGCTTGCGAACCAACGAAGAAAAATTGTTTCGAGCATCCTTCATGGTGACAGTTGGGGCGAATGATCTTGAGATGTTACACAAAGTGAGTCGTCTCATGATCAAGGCGATGGGAAGTATTGGGGTTTTGTTTAAAGCAGCCGATACCAGACAGCTCCAAGCATTACGTCATGCGATTGGGATTGGAAAGCGAGCAGATTTTGATGATACGTATTTACAAATGGAGTCGAGCAATGTTGCGGACTCTTTTCTTTTTGGTTACGGGGGGTTGTCTCATCGTTCGGGCATTCTTTTGGGTCTGGATCATTACAATCGTCCCGTTTTTTATGACAATTGGCTTCCGTATCTCGCAAATCAAAACGGACTTATCTTCGGGAGATCCGGGGCCGGTAAATCTTTTGCCTTTAAGGTGATTACCAGGCGCACTTGGGCGCTTGGCGTGCCTACTGCTATTGTTGATTTGCATAGAGAATACAAAAACGTGATTGATTCAATGGATGGCATCTATATCGAGTTATCTCCAACAGAAGAAAACTATCACCGCATCAATCTGTATGAAGTGAGGGAGGAAACCGATGAAAAGGGACGAGTGTTTGTTAATTTAGAGGAATCCAGCAAGGCTATTTTGCCGTTTTTGTTCAAAATTGTGCGGTTGTTGGATGAGAAAGAATTAACCGGTCAAGTAAAGGTAGCACTCATCGATACGTTAAAAGCCTTATATGAAAAGTGGGAAATTAATAGCGATCCGGAGAGTTTGTATGTCATAAAAGACGGATTAAAGGTTCGTAAGGCGATGCCAACCCTATATGATCATTACCTGCTCATGAAGAAACATCCAGATTTGCATCGCGTGGTTCCGTTTTTTCGGATGTTCACCAGGGATAGTGGAGATCCAAGCAAGTCAATTTTTGATGGTGAAAGTACGTTTGATGTAACCGAATTTAAACCGATCTGCATTTGCTTGGAGGGGCTTGATAAAGAGTTCATGCAACCTTTGGGTATGTTTGTTGCGATGAAGTGGCTCCATGAAAATTTCATGAAGAAAAACCGTCAACGCAAGCGCATGTTTATCGATGAAGCACAAAAGGTGTTGGAAAATGAGGAAGATGCGATTGCCCTGGAGAACCTGTATCGTGAGGTAAGAAAGCTTAATGGTGGTGTATGGATCGCCACTCAGGGATTTGAAGTGCTGATGCGTGTTCCGCAAGGGATGGGTATCTTGAAAAATGCTCCTACCAAACTTCTGATGCGACAAGAGCCTATTGACATTGAAGTGGTCCAAGGCAAGTTTGACTTATCTGAAGGAGAAGCCATGCGACTTCTAAATGCCCCAAAAGGAGTTGGGATTCTCAAAGTTGATGAGGAAAGTACCATTGTTCGAATACTGGCTACACCAAATGAATATTGGCAATATACAACCGACTTAAATGACTTGGAGGGAGCGTCTTGA
- a CDS encoding S-layer homology domain-containing protein: MKRIAGFGFALLLFLTPISVFAEQKDIIKLPGSTQKYTIYDKDGNSVTVTFNHEKDKIRLVITPPNSDELETIEIPKDDTGNDDENNQDDKNDKDDDKNRDKNSDEDKDNERRSSKDRERDPSQSGDNHIHVPVNYTDINNHWAKQDILAFSNAGLIQGYPDGTFRPNNPISRAEFAALLERVLEKVGVKKEGEQPPSRFKDVPPSSWYYLSVNWLENRGNIPHDKYPNGLLHPNEPILREEMALWLAHEVSSDKPMPMFKDMAQIRFQEEVRNVTGAGLLLGYPDSTFRPKGQTTRAEAVTILMRFMRSSGLAE, from the coding sequence ATGAAGCGTATTGCAGGTTTTGGTTTTGCTCTCTTGCTATTTCTTACCCCAATCTCGGTATTCGCGGAACAAAAAGACATTATTAAGCTACCTGGTTCCACTCAGAAATATACGATTTACGATAAGGATGGCAACAGTGTTACCGTTACCTTTAACCATGAAAAAGATAAGATCAGATTGGTGATTACCCCACCTAATTCTGATGAATTAGAAACCATTGAGATCCCAAAAGATGATACTGGCAATGACGATGAGAATAACCAGGATGATAAAAATGACAAAGACGACGACAAAAACCGTGACAAAAATTCTGATGAAGATAAGGACAATGAACGAAGAAGTTCAAAGGACAGAGAAAGGGATCCTTCACAATCAGGTGACAACCACATACACGTTCCGGTGAACTACACGGATATCAATAACCATTGGGCTAAACAGGATATTTTGGCTTTTTCAAATGCTGGGTTAATTCAGGGATACCCAGATGGAACATTCCGCCCGAACAATCCCATTTCACGCGCGGAGTTCGCTGCCTTATTGGAAAGGGTGCTTGAAAAGGTTGGAGTGAAGAAGGAAGGAGAACAACCTCCCAGCAGGTTTAAAGATGTTCCTCCATCATCATGGTATTACTTGTCGGTTAATTGGTTAGAGAATCGAGGGAATATCCCGCATGACAAGTATCCAAACGGTTTATTGCATCCAAACGAACCGATCTTGCGGGAAGAAATGGCGTTGTGGTTAGCACATGAAGTATCAAGTGATAAACCCATGCCGATGTTTAAAGATATGGCACAAATTAGGTTCCAAGAAGAGGTACGGAATGTAACAGGAGCCGGACTGTTACTGGGTTATCCGGATAGCACATTCCGGCCGAAGGGTCAGACAACAAGAGCAGAAGCAGTAACGATCTTAATGCGCTTCATGAGATCTAGTGGTTTGGCAGAATAA
- a CDS encoding AAA family ATPase produces the protein MLATQTHQEIFSVVPLKQDGVKVVAVEDLPSIVQQDPHAIVYLLWPEHKHLIHSLIPAKVYVLGENPKDMEQVKAAIRAGAEDYLDRNEFLKVEEKTLEEQVIRLTPRIKEPSVKITSTSEKQFPSLAIQDVKPTEREFETILNYSRFDDLHRKPIGGRQTIVVTSTKGGIGKTTIAMNLARLLHDSGRGRVILVDLMHPHGNIATRMKIQPEINVKTWEPYMNRKTSLMDQQIMQQLVIKAPNGMYLLPSVNPGEICSPELADYILMHLNKVFDFVIVDIGPERQDILTRAMTTATKTLLVADYDLATIKDILDYAEVWYRRALSLEKVNVVVNFEPTKRDGNSLTREKCMNYLHSVNLKTIGFLPETQGMRRIHNLGKVLVQEDAKHPFTKGLEGIVRQLIPDYQQNSKKQSFFSKLFGR, from the coding sequence ATGTTAGCTACTCAAACCCATCAAGAAATCTTTTCGGTAGTGCCACTGAAACAAGACGGCGTGAAGGTTGTCGCAGTCGAAGATCTTCCATCGATTGTTCAACAAGATCCCCATGCCATCGTGTATTTGTTATGGCCAGAGCACAAACACCTGATTCATTCACTTATCCCGGCAAAAGTGTATGTGTTAGGTGAAAATCCCAAAGACATGGAACAAGTCAAAGCAGCTATCCGAGCTGGCGCGGAGGATTATCTGGACAGAAATGAGTTTTTAAAAGTTGAAGAGAAAACGTTGGAGGAACAAGTGATTCGATTGACGCCGCGGATCAAGGAACCGAGCGTAAAAATTACTTCAACCAGTGAAAAACAGTTTCCATCTTTGGCAATTCAGGATGTAAAACCTACAGAAAGAGAATTTGAGACCATTTTGAATTATTCCCGGTTTGATGATCTGCACAGAAAACCCATTGGCGGACGACAAACGATTGTGGTGACATCAACAAAAGGGGGGATTGGGAAAACCACCATCGCCATGAACCTGGCTCGACTGCTCCATGATTCCGGTAGAGGGAGGGTCATATTGGTTGATTTAATGCATCCGCACGGAAACATTGCAACACGGATGAAAATCCAACCGGAGATTAACGTTAAAACGTGGGAACCGTATATGAATCGAAAGACCTCCCTAATGGATCAGCAAATCATGCAGCAATTGGTTATTAAGGCACCAAACGGTATGTATCTGTTACCCAGTGTGAATCCCGGTGAGATATGTTCACCTGAGTTGGCTGATTACATTTTGATGCATCTAAATAAAGTATTTGATTTTGTCATTGTTGATATTGGTCCTGAACGACAAGACATCCTAACCAGAGCTATGACGACAGCGACCAAAACTCTTCTGGTTGCAGACTATGATCTGGCAACCATTAAAGACATTTTAGATTATGCGGAGGTGTGGTATAGACGAGCTTTGTCACTGGAAAAGGTGAATGTTGTAGTTAATTTTGAGCCGACGAAACGGGATGGAAACTCTCTTACAAGAGAAAAGTGCATGAACTATCTCCATTCCGTTAATTTGAAGACCATTGGATTTCTTCCAGAAACGCAAGGGATGAGGCGTATTCACAACTTAGGGAAGGTACTCGTTCAAGAGGACGCCAAACATCCTTTCACAAAAGGATTAGAGGGGATTGTTAGGCAGCTGATTCCGGATTACCAACAAAACTCGAAAAAACAAAGCTTTTTTTCAAAGCTGTTTGGTAGATAA
- a CDS encoding DMT family transporter: MKRALLFFWLISLLVLSGCATNNSALDHPAGSSPSQTEDSFEDFDEPGTFEKMIADSVIAIPNFLVRFLGLKDINELVFGLNQEPGLAYGLFPSTMWGGITRLFSIQGELIAHLLVIALSAWLFIIAFRAGSPMSQMTVRDMTNGFLIFLGAMFFGSYLFQMIFGLNTFMIRVGYTGVNSFFDEINVGRVEEVGFFNVLAYSLGLVDLGGIAGLSGAAGGLSGAYLAFLSNASVMPYASAGIGLGFAFVVLVAVCFIAVFNFQYVNRMVGIATHIAFFPTVAYSSIFPASRRAFDIWLNSMLSITLAQGCQAIFLAFLYPAIFHDGSFLSKVILLFILLTGLLGIPSLVTMILGSPGGPISSVFGINAYQGIGKITKAMRGYKGGAKHYDYRPPIAKSTISENPTPSTVKASTSLGYMPNMESLSLVTKGIKSTGVKMLNTAPKAAAYAGAGFVAGVGVAAAAGLASAAIGRMETGIGVTNAFAHTAMQTRGRVSQRNLNAHGASTDSSKPKEPSSFQSYVQKSEEALAQYGAGINLMNRQVAPDGTVSSRYTPKKTVEEPKPKINPYTGEPMIPYVPKKQRGIQRTTTATTASPAQNEARGARIAKRPQEQMKSFVQIPIQQQMKASQPTSHIVNETTVSGNKMPPAGEDLKRNIMPLLQGSTRESHTQPKPKKPNATLNQETIRPPENITKQEGKST, translated from the coding sequence TTGAAAAGAGCTCTTTTATTTTTCTGGTTGATCAGCCTTCTAGTCTTGTCGGGGTGTGCAACGAATAATTCAGCTTTGGATCACCCGGCCGGGTCAAGCCCGTCTCAAACGGAGGATTCTTTTGAGGATTTCGATGAACCGGGCACCTTTGAAAAAATGATTGCTGACAGTGTTATCGCTATCCCGAACTTTCTGGTTCGTTTTCTTGGCCTGAAGGATATAAACGAATTGGTTTTTGGTCTGAACCAGGAACCTGGACTCGCATATGGACTATTCCCGAGTACGATGTGGGGCGGTATTACTCGACTTTTTTCCATACAAGGTGAGTTGATCGCCCATTTGTTGGTGATAGCATTGTCGGCATGGCTTTTTATCATCGCATTTCGGGCAGGAAGTCCAATGTCTCAAATGACTGTCCGAGATATGACCAATGGTTTTCTGATTTTCCTGGGTGCCATGTTTTTTGGGTCCTACCTTTTTCAGATGATTTTTGGCTTAAACACATTTATGATTCGAGTAGGATACACCGGTGTAAATTCTTTTTTTGATGAGATCAACGTTGGTCGTGTTGAAGAAGTTGGTTTCTTCAACGTTCTTGCCTATAGTCTCGGACTCGTTGATTTGGGTGGCATCGCCGGATTGTCTGGTGCGGCAGGAGGGTTGAGCGGGGCATATTTAGCGTTCTTGTCAAATGCTTCTGTCATGCCATATGCCTCTGCAGGAATTGGACTTGGCTTCGCGTTTGTGGTACTTGTCGCAGTTTGCTTTATTGCAGTCTTTAATTTTCAATATGTCAACCGTATGGTGGGAATTGCAACCCATATTGCTTTTTTTCCAACGGTTGCATACTCTTCGATTTTTCCGGCCAGTCGTCGTGCATTTGATATTTGGTTAAATTCAATGCTTTCCATAACGTTGGCCCAAGGATGTCAGGCAATTTTTTTGGCGTTTCTTTACCCAGCGATATTTCATGATGGATCATTTTTGTCAAAGGTGATCTTGCTATTTATTTTGTTGACAGGTTTATTGGGAATTCCCTCACTGGTAACGATGATCTTGGGTTCCCCTGGTGGGCCAATCAGTTCGGTTTTTGGAATCAACGCTTATCAAGGAATAGGGAAAATTACTAAAGCGATGAGAGGTTACAAAGGAGGAGCAAAACATTACGATTATCGTCCTCCCATTGCAAAATCAACAATTTCGGAAAACCCTACACCAAGTACAGTGAAAGCAAGCACATCTCTTGGTTATATGCCGAATATGGAATCCTTATCCTTAGTAACGAAAGGGATCAAATCAACTGGTGTGAAGATGTTAAATACAGCGCCTAAAGCAGCTGCTTATGCAGGTGCTGGTTTCGTGGCTGGTGTTGGAGTGGCGGCGGCAGCCGGCCTGGCATCGGCTGCAATCGGAAGAATGGAGACTGGTATAGGGGTTACGAATGCATTCGCTCACACTGCGATGCAAACAAGGGGACGTGTTAGCCAGCGAAATCTCAATGCACATGGAGCATCGACCGATTCCTCCAAACCCAAAGAACCATCTTCTTTTCAATCGTATGTGCAAAAATCTGAAGAAGCATTGGCTCAGTATGGAGCAGGAATCAATTTGATGAATCGGCAAGTTGCCCCGGACGGTACAGTAAGTTCTCGCTATACACCAAAGAAGACGGTGGAGGAGCCCAAGCCGAAAATAAATCCCTACACAGGGGAACCGATGATCCCTTATGTGCCGAAAAAACAGAGAGGAATCCAGAGGACAACTACTGCCACTACTGCCTCTCCAGCCCAAAATGAAGCGCGAGGGGCAAGAATCGCAAAACGGCCGCAGGAGCAAATGAAATCGTTCGTCCAGATCCCGATTCAACAACAAATGAAGGCTTCTCAGCCGACCAGCCATATTGTGAATGAAACAACTGTGAGTGGAAATAAAATGCCGCCGGCCGGCGAAGATCTGAAACGCAATATAATGCCGCTGTTGCAAGGATCAACACGGGAAAGTCACACACAACCGAAACCCAAAAAACCAAACGCAACTTTGAATCAGGAAACGATCCGACCTCCTGAAAACATAACGAAGCAGGAAGGAAAATCAACGTGA
- a CDS encoding metal-dependent hydrolase: protein MMGRTHAAVASALYCAYTMPQTVHDVPAWSMGLAIAAFTSLLPDLDEPRSRIGGMLLPLIPSLLRPAAFCVTGAYLAFVGYKDGVEWLLVAGISLLFLVFIRHRESPTHGLVGLGMAVALMYAWKPDYIIPVLIGYGSHLALDIVTEGVSLFWPIRKRIRIPLTSTNSLLERWLFYRGAQLWVLMAILKCFHREVLRPIQLFVDRIL from the coding sequence ATGATGGGGCGCACACATGCAGCTGTTGCCTCCGCCTTATACTGTGCCTATACGATGCCTCAGACTGTCCATGATGTGCCAGCTTGGTCAATGGGGTTAGCCATTGCGGCATTTACCTCATTGCTGCCGGATTTAGATGAGCCAAGAAGTCGAATAGGGGGCATGTTATTGCCCCTTATTCCTTCCTTGCTTCGTCCAGCCGCATTCTGTGTGACCGGCGCTTATCTCGCGTTTGTGGGATATAAAGATGGGGTCGAATGGCTTTTGGTGGCGGGGATTTCTTTGTTGTTTTTAGTATTCATTCGGCATCGTGAAAGTCCAACACATGGTTTGGTTGGGCTGGGGATGGCTGTGGCCCTCATGTATGCCTGGAAACCTGACTATATCATACCGGTTCTCATTGGGTATGGATCTCATCTTGCACTTGACATTGTTACGGAAGGAGTTTCGTTGTTTTGGCCCATTCGAAAAAGAATTAGAATCCCTTTGACCTCAACTAATTCTTTATTAGAACGTTGGCTCTTTTATCGAGGGGCGCAATTATGGGTTTTAATGGCCATTTTAAAATGTTTTCATCGAGAAGTTCTACGGCCGATCCAATTGTTTGTGGATCGGATCTTGTAG
- a CDS encoding M23 family metallopeptidase, which yields MRFINGFLQSFIKFTLWVVVLFGVLLFLAFSALSWLFIMPMTYFETEGVIGFFTTGTDEWNTQRDKELSEQYHALPLRDLGSDEPQFLTPSQYDQAYAFRLSWALLAAVDRVLGDPTNNDKRRNPQPEKHYEALRPYFTWRDAFVIVKRKVIKQNGKVEWEIEKHKVKLLEQVDAYNAIHRLTYRKIVTTTEWVITEKYELDQVETEFLPKEQDRLTKLLESYHLPEKDQELIVNLSLAYVSDEWQETQYLLSQLNLNDLPDHPSFPDLPIGGGDNKWAGTFPLAGELGVDFRITSPFGYRRDPFNGLTSFHDGVDLAAPRGTPVYAPFEGMVIYAREMRGFGYTVMLQHGSYVSLYGHLNTIRVKKGETVRPGDWIGDVGSTGRSTGPHLHWSIYKNSFGKSNAIDPLRFISSK from the coding sequence GTGAGATTTATAAATGGCTTTCTTCAGTCATTTATTAAGTTTACGTTATGGGTCGTGGTGTTGTTTGGTGTCTTATTGTTTTTGGCGTTCAGCGCTTTATCTTGGTTGTTTATTATGCCAATGACCTACTTTGAAACAGAAGGGGTCATTGGTTTTTTTACTACCGGAACCGATGAGTGGAATACGCAACGAGACAAAGAATTGAGCGAGCAGTACCATGCACTACCTTTAAGAGATTTAGGTTCAGATGAGCCTCAATTCTTGACGCCCAGCCAATATGATCAAGCTTATGCCTTTCGTTTGTCATGGGCGTTGTTGGCTGCTGTGGATCGAGTGTTGGGAGATCCGACAAATAACGACAAAAGAAGAAACCCACAACCGGAGAAACATTACGAAGCGTTGCGTCCTTATTTTACGTGGAGAGATGCCTTCGTAATTGTGAAAAGAAAAGTCATCAAACAAAACGGTAAGGTTGAGTGGGAGATAGAAAAGCATAAGGTCAAACTGCTTGAGCAAGTAGATGCATACAATGCGATCCATCGATTGACCTACCGAAAAATTGTCACGACCACGGAATGGGTCATCACCGAAAAATATGAGTTGGACCAGGTGGAGACAGAGTTTTTGCCCAAAGAACAAGACCGGCTTACGAAGTTGTTGGAGTCATATCATCTCCCTGAAAAAGACCAGGAATTGATTGTCAACCTTTCTCTCGCGTATGTATCAGATGAGTGGCAAGAAACGCAGTACCTGCTGTCACAGCTCAATCTAAATGACCTTCCTGATCACCCCTCGTTTCCAGACTTACCTATTGGTGGGGGAGATAACAAATGGGCTGGCACGTTTCCGTTGGCAGGGGAATTGGGAGTCGATTTTCGAATTACGTCACCTTTTGGGTACAGACGAGATCCGTTTAATGGTCTGACATCGTTTCATGATGGAGTTGATTTGGCTGCTCCCAGGGGGACACCGGTATATGCTCCATTTGAAGGCATGGTAATCTATGCCAGAGAAATGAGAGGGTTTGGATACACCGTTATGCTGCAGCATGGTTCGTATGTGAGCTTGTATGGTCACCTCAATACCATAAGAGTCAAGAAGGGGGAAACCGTGAGGCCTGGTGATTGGATTGGTGACGTGGGTTCGACAGGGCGAAGTACGGGACCGCATCTTCATTGGTCCATCTACAAAAATTCTTTTGGTAAGAGCAATGCGATTGATCCGTTACGATTTATATCTTCCAAATAG